In Streptomyces sp. NBC_01551, one DNA window encodes the following:
- a CDS encoding family 2 encapsulin nanocompartment cargo protein terpene cyclase — MQTHPPASARSRAALLERLRGGPAGFGTASLRVPPASLRVPPAARPGANRRPGSGGGGGNGEVPELYCPPALREHDALAREIDDRLIEWAEHTGLYEGRLDDVRALSLGRYFVLAFAHVHDPDRLLAPAKCTLAQWASDDYYCDDDSAGADPLRIATNLSLANAAVDPAYLPARYAPGHEDTLRADPVLVAFRSSAAHLKQYATWSQITRYRHELAALWSGYTAEAGWRVTGRTPSVQEFLTVRQDNSFLPVMVMLDAAGGYELPVETYGDPRVRGAVLKAASAGVVVNDLYSMRREEQGTAVSYNLPSLIQAEDGCTREEAVRRSADIHDELVHAFEDESAALAAAGFPPLTRYLADVWAWLGGNLEWHRTSARYHAEPATGSGPTQEGTPA; from the coding sequence ATGCAGACGCACCCGCCCGCCTCCGCCCGCTCCCGTGCCGCGCTGCTGGAGCGGCTGCGCGGCGGCCCGGCCGGCTTCGGCACCGCCTCCCTACGGGTCCCGCCCGCCTCCCTCCGGGTCCCGCCCGCCGCCCGGCCCGGCGCGAACCGCCGCCCGGGCAGCGGGGGCGGCGGCGGGAACGGTGAGGTGCCCGAGCTGTACTGTCCGCCGGCCCTGCGCGAGCACGACGCGCTCGCCCGCGAGATCGACGACCGGCTCATCGAATGGGCCGAGCACACCGGCCTCTACGAGGGCCGGCTCGACGACGTCCGGGCGCTCTCCCTCGGCCGGTACTTCGTCCTGGCCTTCGCCCACGTCCACGACCCCGACCGGCTGCTCGCCCCCGCCAAGTGCACCCTCGCCCAGTGGGCCTCCGACGACTACTACTGCGACGACGACTCGGCCGGAGCCGACCCGCTGCGCATCGCCACCAACCTCTCCCTGGCCAACGCCGCCGTCGACCCCGCCTACCTCCCCGCCCGCTACGCGCCCGGCCACGAGGACACGCTGCGCGCCGACCCGGTCCTCGTGGCCTTCCGCTCCAGCGCCGCGCACCTGAAGCAGTACGCCACCTGGTCCCAGATCACCCGCTACCGCCACGAGCTGGCCGCCCTGTGGTCCGGCTACACCGCCGAGGCCGGCTGGCGCGTCACCGGCCGCACCCCCTCCGTCCAGGAGTTCCTCACCGTCCGCCAGGACAACAGCTTCCTCCCGGTCATGGTGATGCTCGACGCCGCCGGGGGCTACGAACTGCCCGTCGAGACGTACGGCGACCCGCGCGTGCGGGGCGCCGTCCTGAAGGCAGCCTCCGCCGGCGTCGTCGTCAACGACCTCTACTCCATGCGCCGCGAGGAGCAGGGCACGGCCGTCAGCTACAACCTGCCCTCCCTGATCCAGGCCGAGGACGGCTGCACCCGCGAAGAGGCCGTCCGCCGCTCCGCCGACATCCACGACGAGCTCGTCCACGCCTTCGAGGACGAGTCCGCCGCCCTCGCCGCGGCCGGCTTCCCGCCGCTGACCCGCTACCTGGCCGACGTATGGGCCTGGCTCGGCGGGAACCTCGAATGGCACCGCACCTCCGCCCGCTACCACGCCGAGCCGGCCACCGGCAGCGGCCCGACGCAGGAGGGGACTCCGGCATGA
- a CDS encoding family 2B encapsulin nanocompartment shell protein, translated as MTTPESTAPPAGAAAGAPRQALSTAAARNLATTTKSTPQMQGISSRWLLRMLPWVDVNAGTYRVNRRLSHAVGRGRVSFVQSGADDVRILAPTLAELPTLKGFPEEPVLADLAARFVKRDLRRGDTLVEAGAPVEEVFVIAHGRFEKRAPGKYGAVDLIGVAADGDQLGDDALGRPAPTWDYSVVATTAATVMVLRWRSFQEVLDRSASLRAHLERYVENGRRPVNRRGEADIELSSGHEGEHVLPATFVDYDLSPREYELSLAQTILQIHTRVTDLYNDPMNQFEQQLRLTVEAMRERQESELLNNREFGLLHNAAYEQRISTWSGPPTPDDMDDLLSMRRGTRFFLAHPKAIAAFFRECNKRGLSFDTTQVEGRTVPAWRGVPVLPCGKIPITGGHTSCVLALRTGEDNEGVIGLTQTGIPEEYEPGLNVRFMGIDQKSIMSYLVSAYYSTAILVPDAIGILENVDIAAARS; from the coding sequence ATGACCACACCCGAATCCACCGCGCCCCCGGCCGGGGCGGCAGCCGGCGCGCCGCGCCAGGCCCTGAGCACCGCCGCCGCCCGCAACCTCGCCACGACCACCAAGTCCACGCCCCAGATGCAGGGCATCAGCTCCCGCTGGCTGCTGCGCATGCTGCCCTGGGTCGACGTGAACGCCGGCACCTACCGCGTCAACCGCCGCCTCAGTCACGCCGTCGGCCGCGGCCGGGTCTCCTTCGTCCAGTCCGGCGCCGACGACGTGCGGATCCTCGCGCCCACCCTGGCCGAACTCCCCACCCTCAAGGGCTTCCCGGAGGAGCCGGTCCTCGCCGACCTCGCGGCCCGCTTCGTCAAACGCGACCTGCGCCGCGGCGACACCCTGGTCGAGGCCGGCGCCCCCGTCGAGGAGGTCTTCGTCATCGCCCACGGCCGCTTCGAGAAGCGGGCCCCGGGCAAGTACGGCGCCGTGGACCTCATCGGCGTCGCCGCCGACGGCGACCAGCTCGGCGACGACGCCCTCGGCCGGCCCGCGCCGACCTGGGACTACTCCGTCGTGGCCACCACCGCCGCGACCGTGATGGTGCTGCGCTGGCGCTCCTTCCAGGAGGTGCTGGACCGCTCCGCCTCCCTGCGCGCCCACCTGGAGCGGTACGTGGAGAACGGCCGCCGCCCGGTCAACCGGCGCGGCGAGGCCGACATCGAACTCTCCTCCGGCCACGAGGGCGAGCACGTCCTGCCCGCCACCTTCGTGGACTACGACCTCAGCCCGCGCGAGTACGAACTCTCCCTCGCCCAGACCATCCTGCAGATCCACACCCGGGTCACCGACCTCTACAACGACCCGATGAACCAGTTCGAGCAGCAACTGCGCCTGACCGTCGAGGCGATGCGCGAACGACAGGAGTCGGAGCTGCTGAACAACCGGGAGTTCGGGCTGCTGCACAACGCCGCCTACGAACAGCGCATCAGCACCTGGTCCGGCCCGCCCACCCCCGACGACATGGACGACCTGCTCAGCATGCGGCGCGGCACCCGGTTCTTCCTGGCGCACCCCAAGGCCATCGCGGCGTTCTTCCGCGAGTGCAACAAGCGCGGGCTCTCCTTCGACACCACCCAGGTCGAGGGCCGCACCGTACCGGCCTGGCGGGGCGTGCCCGTGCTGCCCTGCGGCAAGATCCCGATCACCGGCGGCCACACCAGCTGCGTCCTCGCGCTGCGCACCGGCGAGGACAACGAAGGAGTCATCGGCCTGACCCAGACCGGCATCCCGGAGGAGTACGAACCCGGCCTGAACGTCCGCTTCATGGGCATCGACCAGAAATCGATCATGTCCTACCTGGTGAGCGCCTACTACTCGACCGCGATCCTCGTCCCCGACGCCATCGGCATCCTGGAGAACGTGGACATCGCGG
- a CDS encoding family 2B encapsulin nanocompartment shell protein yields MSVDPAATEETTAAARQSLSTEAARNLATTTKSAPQMQGISSRWLLRILPWVQTGGGTYRVNRTVSYTLGDGRISFVKTGTELRVIPAMLRELGMLRHFPDDAVVKSIADRFVKEEFRKGDVIVRRGEPVDKIFLIAHGRIERLAPTAYGEEAALDVLSDGDHFGHHPLPDSRWEFTARAQTDVVTMTYNRGDWDAALNASPALRRHAEAYLEAERVGRKGSDAVDLSSGHVGEPLLPGTYVDYDLSPREYELSVAQTVLRVHTRVADLYNHPMNQAEQQLRLTVEALKERQESELVNNPEFGLLHNADYEQRIYTRTGPPTPDDLDELLSRRRGSQYFLAHPRTIAAFGRECSRRGLYPDSVDFQGHRMPSWRGLPLLPCNKIPVTRERTSSILVVRTGEDNEGVIGLHQTGLPDEYQPGLSVRFMHINEQAIISYLVSLYYSAAILVPDAVGVLENVEISRFDD; encoded by the coding sequence ATGTCAGTCGACCCGGCCGCCACCGAGGAAACCACCGCCGCCGCCCGCCAGAGCCTGAGCACCGAGGCCGCCCGGAACCTGGCGACGACGACCAAGTCCGCCCCGCAGATGCAGGGCATCAGTTCGCGCTGGCTGCTGCGGATCCTGCCCTGGGTGCAGACCGGCGGCGGCACGTACCGCGTCAACCGCACCGTGAGCTACACCCTCGGCGACGGCCGCATCAGCTTCGTCAAGACCGGCACCGAACTGCGCGTCATCCCGGCCATGCTGCGCGAGCTCGGGATGCTGCGGCACTTCCCGGACGACGCGGTGGTCAAGTCGATCGCGGACCGGTTCGTCAAGGAGGAGTTCCGCAAGGGCGACGTCATCGTCCGGCGCGGCGAGCCCGTCGACAAGATCTTCCTGATCGCCCACGGCCGGATCGAGCGCCTGGCCCCCACCGCGTACGGGGAGGAGGCCGCTCTCGACGTCCTCAGCGACGGCGACCACTTCGGCCACCACCCGCTGCCCGACTCCCGCTGGGAGTTCACCGCCCGGGCGCAGACCGACGTGGTGACGATGACGTACAACCGCGGCGACTGGGACGCGGCCCTGAACGCCTCGCCCGCGCTGCGCCGGCACGCCGAGGCCTACCTGGAGGCCGAGCGCGTCGGCCGCAAGGGCAGCGACGCCGTGGACCTGTCCTCCGGCCACGTCGGGGAGCCCCTCCTGCCCGGCACGTACGTGGACTACGACCTGAGCCCGCGCGAGTACGAACTCAGCGTCGCCCAGACCGTGCTGCGGGTGCACACCCGCGTCGCCGACCTCTACAACCACCCGATGAACCAGGCGGAGCAGCAACTGCGCCTGACCGTCGAGGCATTGAAGGAGCGCCAGGAGAGCGAGCTGGTCAACAACCCGGAGTTCGGACTGCTGCACAACGCGGACTACGAGCAGCGGATCTACACCCGCACCGGCCCGCCCACCCCAGACGACCTCGACGAACTCCTCAGCCGCCGACGCGGGTCGCAGTACTTCCTGGCCCACCCCCGCACCATCGCCGCCTTCGGCCGCGAGTGCAGCCGGCGCGGCCTCTACCCGGACAGCGTGGACTTCCAGGGGCACCGGATGCCCTCGTGGCGCGGCCTGCCGCTGCTGCCCTGCAACAAGATCCCGGTGACGAGGGAGCGCACCAGCTCGATCCTGGTCGTGCGGACCGGCGAGGACAACGAGGGCGTCATCGGCCTGCACCAGACCGGCCTGCCCGACGAGTACCAGCCGGGCCTGTCGGTGCGGTTCATGCACATCAACGAGCAGGCGATCATCTCCTACCTGGTGAGCCTCTACTACTCGGCGGCGATCCTGGTCCCGGACGCGGTCGGGGTCCTGGAGAACGTAGAGATCTCCCGCTTCGACGACTGA